The proteins below come from a single Microtus ochrogaster isolate Prairie Vole_2 chromosome 14 unlocalized genomic scaffold, MicOch1.0 chr14_random_3, whole genome shotgun sequence genomic window:
- the Fabp1 gene encoding fatty acid-binding protein, liver, which yields MNFTGKYQLQSQENFEPFMKAMGLPEDLIQKGRDIKGISEIVHNGNHVKLTLTYGPKVVHNEFTLGEECELETMSGEKVKAVVKMEGDNKMVTSFKGMKSVTELNGDTITNTMTLGDIVYKRVSKRI from the exons ATGAACTTCACCGGCAAGTACCAACTGCAGAGCCAAGAGAACTTTGAGCCCTTCATGAAGGCGATGG GTCTGCCTGAAGACCTCATCCAGAAGGGGAGGGACATCAAGGGGATATCAGAAATCGTGCATAACGGGAACCATGTCAAACTCACCCTTACCTACGGCCCCAAAGTGGTCCACAACGAGTTCACCCTGGGGGAGGAGTGCGAGCTGGAAACCATGAGCGGAGAAAAGGTCAAG GCAGTGGTGAAGATGGAAGGTGACAATAAGATGGTGACAAGCTTCAAAGGCATGAAGTCCGTGACTGAACTCAATGGCGACACAATCACCAAC aCCATGACACTGGGCGACATTGTCTACAAGAGAGTCAGCAAGAGAATTTAG